In Pseudomonas putida, a genomic segment contains:
- a CDS encoding NEL-type E3 ubiquitin ligase domain-containing protein: MPEAIFAPDSIDTLIASRLPAWLVRSQPERIRALHQALHRQQVASHSLAARLSSIPDLAAYAAPLLMRALSEAGVANADVQASHVTVNHTQIVPSPAATLPVQRVVSTSTQSLLAAALHNFHLSETQPSLLRQGRLENAQGQRLSLSLEQFAALCRRLDLGGGYQALLNTQLRPSDQPADAPGERRQALASLFEESFRAHLDVAVRLARLKDELDERSYLQMVPIASFNPIVPPLAGIVRPRQLYLLGKCMRGIVAVEARPTEDAEVEAVIAWIPGDPQGEMSRHASWQALYDMIALRLRGRDYRQFFLRFVSERDRPGFFSVLAGLLKTSKWGRTVELDGRNTQIAIPLFEHLRAQRIDTLLDDARVLAVATDEEDEADRRQRLQGYLSGGLDLLGLIGMFVPVLGEVMLAVGAVQLVDQVYEGYQDWRLGDRQEALGHFFGVAETIALGAVMATGGNALAGAFKRAAFVDNLAPSVSDSASVMLNERSLSAFRLPALDEPFGQKIQVGDRWRLRVQENVYTVSEDAQEHAWRVTHPNRSGTAAPLLEHNGSGGWRHAFELPQEWQGSTYLLQRLSSQFAAVSDAAADDLLLCTGFNEEQLRGLHVEGAAAPARLLDAFDRYQAHDQHPELQGEAFEQHMQAREKTPNADESVVMRDFPGLSLRATREILVSATAQHITELGRSGRVPLSLAERARWHLYDARLDRACAGLCQRAAVNADTRRLAVGLIERIAPWTDVRVEIYDGGLDRTPSLQSSAPATASARRILATGQGYQLLDGPRAVHALASDSLLRALWLSMDDEQLAQLSPADSGELQLADLLLHQASADRAQAAKHIGMAPVGVGVRLPRRLGDGRFGYPLSGRPGNGRQACRRGIHQIFPTMTDTQLEHYLLPLINQHVDLWQHYSQLQRQLTLLRSSLRDWRGHWSNPLRALRRRRVATALRRCWRRKLVGLDGEYELMIEGEWINTLPELPTGLSFDHVRRLSLRNMDLREIDADFLGRFPNLVELDLADNRLMIVPEGLEQLRQLRRLDLSRNRIVLDPAGERRLQALSRLHTLNLSYNPLLRPPAVEGLRFLRLFSLRGCNLQDLPHSPQELPWRSLVDYRDNRLREVRAELQALGSSLQRMVLHDNPLNEESRVALEAARGASIPRQGIARAHQANNDAVLAEWLGNDTSNRRARRTSLWNRLSSEAGSADLFRFLADFTRTEEFGYSTWDYRDRVWHILEACEQHESLRWFVFNETGGARTCEDRLLLILSQLEVGMLGHQVVVEQADAQVERRLVELGRGLYRLDEVDRIAAAHTQALHEADRQAMARLEGAQAGQSPSTLVDEIETRLFYRVRLARRLGLPEQPRRMHYPGSARVTVGDIDNAEREILQAESVQAVVDSLAERPFWDGHVQQRHSADFAALADPFHAQLEGAQALSSAGTISEEQYLQRANNLMLALQAAERQLRHSLAETACQRWLQ; encoded by the coding sequence ATGCCAGAGGCCATTTTTGCCCCCGACTCTATCGACACCTTGATTGCCAGCCGACTTCCAGCCTGGCTTGTCCGCTCCCAGCCTGAGCGAATTCGCGCGCTGCACCAGGCATTGCACCGACAGCAGGTCGCCAGTCACAGCCTGGCCGCCAGACTCAGCAGTATTCCGGACCTGGCTGCCTACGCTGCTCCTTTGCTGATGCGTGCCCTGAGCGAGGCGGGAGTGGCCAATGCGGATGTCCAGGCGAGCCACGTCACTGTTAATCACACCCAAATAGTGCCTTCGCCAGCGGCTACCCTGCCGGTGCAACGCGTGGTGTCTACCTCCACCCAAAGCCTTCTGGCTGCAGCGCTGCACAACTTCCACCTTAGCGAGACGCAACCTTCGCTGTTGCGCCAGGGGCGCCTGGAAAATGCGCAGGGGCAACGGTTGTCGCTTTCGCTGGAGCAGTTCGCCGCATTGTGCCGACGCCTCGACCTGGGCGGTGGTTATCAGGCCTTGCTCAATACTCAGTTGCGGCCCAGTGACCAGCCCGCAGATGCACCCGGCGAACGGCGCCAGGCACTGGCCAGCTTGTTTGAAGAAAGCTTCAGGGCCCATCTCGATGTTGCGGTGCGCTTGGCCAGGCTCAAGGATGAGCTGGACGAGCGCAGTTATCTGCAGATGGTGCCGATTGCTTCGTTTAACCCTATCGTACCGCCACTCGCGGGGATCGTTCGGCCTCGTCAGCTGTATCTGTTGGGAAAATGCATGCGTGGCATCGTGGCCGTGGAGGCACGACCTACCGAGGATGCCGAGGTCGAGGCTGTGATTGCCTGGATTCCTGGCGATCCGCAGGGCGAGATGAGCCGCCATGCTTCATGGCAGGCTCTTTACGACATGATTGCCTTGCGCCTGCGCGGGCGAGATTACCGCCAGTTTTTTCTGCGTTTTGTCAGCGAGCGGGACCGGCCGGGGTTCTTCAGCGTGCTCGCCGGCTTACTCAAGACCAGCAAGTGGGGCCGTACGGTCGAGCTCGATGGCCGGAACACTCAGATCGCCATACCGTTGTTCGAGCATCTGCGTGCTCAGCGCATCGACACGTTGCTCGATGATGCTCGGGTGCTGGCTGTGGCAACGGACGAAGAAGACGAAGCCGATCGTCGTCAGCGCTTGCAGGGCTATCTCTCGGGAGGGTTGGACTTGCTTGGTCTGATCGGCATGTTCGTTCCGGTACTGGGTGAGGTCATGTTGGCCGTAGGTGCCGTACAGCTCGTCGATCAGGTCTATGAGGGCTACCAAGATTGGCGGCTGGGTGATCGACAGGAGGCGCTGGGTCACTTCTTTGGCGTGGCCGAGACGATTGCCCTTGGCGCGGTGATGGCAACGGGGGGGAACGCATTGGCAGGCGCCTTCAAGCGTGCAGCGTTCGTCGACAACTTGGCTCCGTCGGTCTCTGATTCGGCGTCAGTGATGCTCAATGAGCGAAGCTTGTCCGCCTTCAGGTTGCCCGCGCTCGATGAGCCATTCGGGCAGAAAATCCAGGTAGGCGATCGCTGGCGTCTGCGTGTGCAGGAAAACGTCTATACCGTGAGCGAAGACGCCCAGGAGCATGCGTGGCGTGTTACCCATCCAAACCGCAGCGGTACAGCTGCTCCCCTCCTGGAGCATAACGGCAGTGGCGGTTGGCGGCACGCGTTTGAGTTACCGCAGGAGTGGCAGGGCAGCACCTACCTGTTGCAGCGATTGAGCAGCCAGTTTGCGGCGGTATCCGACGCGGCCGCTGACGATCTACTCCTATGCACCGGTTTCAACGAGGAGCAACTGCGTGGTTTGCATGTCGAAGGGGCGGCTGCGCCTGCTCGCTTGCTCGATGCGTTCGACCGCTATCAGGCCCATGACCAGCATCCCGAGCTGCAAGGTGAAGCCTTCGAACAGCATATGCAGGCACGTGAGAAAACTCCGAACGCCGATGAGTCCGTGGTGATGCGTGACTTTCCGGGCCTGTCGTTGCGTGCGACGCGGGAAATCCTCGTATCGGCAACCGCTCAGCACATTACCGAGCTTGGTCGCAGCGGACGGGTACCGCTCAGTCTCGCCGAGCGTGCTCGCTGGCACTTGTATGACGCCCGGCTTGATCGCGCTTGCGCCGGCCTGTGTCAGCGAGCGGCTGTCAATGCTGACACGCGTCGGCTGGCAGTGGGCTTGATCGAGCGAATCGCGCCATGGACCGACGTCAGGGTGGAGATCTACGATGGTGGTCTGGATCGCACGCCTTCGTTGCAGTCATCGGCCCCGGCCACTGCATCGGCAAGACGTATTCTGGCGACAGGACAGGGCTATCAACTGCTGGACGGTCCGCGTGCAGTCCATGCTTTAGCCTCCGACAGCCTTTTGCGAGCCTTGTGGCTGAGCATGGACGACGAGCAACTGGCCCAGTTGTCCCCTGCCGATTCGGGTGAGCTGCAGCTGGCCGACCTGCTGTTGCACCAGGCAAGCGCCGACCGCGCGCAAGCCGCGAAGCACATAGGCATGGCGCCGGTGGGTGTCGGGGTGCGACTACCTCGGCGTCTGGGCGATGGTCGATTCGGTTACCCGTTGAGTGGGCGCCCCGGTAATGGGCGGCAAGCCTGTCGCAGAGGAATACACCAGATATTCCCGACGATGACCGACACGCAACTGGAGCATTACCTTCTGCCACTGATCAATCAGCATGTCGACCTCTGGCAGCATTACAGCCAGCTGCAGCGGCAGTTGACGCTATTGCGCAGCAGTTTGCGAGATTGGCGCGGCCATTGGAGTAACCCGTTGCGGGCCCTGCGTCGCCGTCGCGTTGCGACTGCGCTGCGTCGCTGCTGGCGGCGCAAATTGGTGGGGTTGGATGGCGAGTATGAGTTGATGATCGAGGGTGAATGGATCAACACCTTGCCGGAGCTGCCTACGGGGTTGAGCTTCGACCATGTGCGCAGATTGAGCTTACGCAATATGGACCTCAGGGAGATTGATGCGGATTTCCTCGGTCGCTTCCCCAATCTCGTGGAGCTGGACCTCGCGGACAACCGCTTGATGATCGTTCCCGAGGGACTGGAACAGTTGCGCCAGCTCAGGCGGCTCGATCTTTCACGCAATCGTATCGTTCTCGACCCGGCGGGTGAGCGTCGGCTGCAAGCGCTCTCGCGGTTGCACACGCTTAACCTAAGTTACAACCCACTGCTGCGACCGCCCGCCGTCGAGGGATTGAGATTCCTGCGCCTGTTTTCCTTGCGTGGATGCAACCTGCAAGACTTGCCACACTCGCCTCAGGAGCTGCCCTGGCGGAGTTTGGTGGACTATCGAGACAATCGTCTGCGCGAGGTACGCGCAGAGTTGCAAGCATTGGGTAGCAGCCTGCAGCGCATGGTGTTACACGATAACCCACTGAATGAGGAGAGCCGAGTTGCACTGGAGGCCGCTAGAGGGGCCTCTATCCCGCGCCAAGGGATCGCGCGGGCACATCAAGCCAACAATGATGCCGTTCTGGCCGAATGGTTAGGTAATGATACGAGCAATAGGCGTGCTCGCCGTACGAGCTTATGGAATCGGTTGAGCAGCGAAGCAGGCTCAGCCGATCTCTTTCGCTTTCTTGCGGATTTCACTCGCACTGAAGAGTTCGGCTACTCCACCTGGGACTATCGGGATCGCGTCTGGCATATTCTCGAGGCTTGCGAACAACACGAGTCGCTGAGGTGGTTCGTGTTCAACGAGACAGGCGGTGCGCGAACCTGCGAGGACCGATTGTTGCTGATTCTGAGTCAACTGGAGGTGGGCATGCTGGGCCACCAAGTTGTCGTCGAGCAGGCGGATGCCCAGGTCGAAAGACGTCTGGTGGAATTGGGGCGCGGATTGTATCGCCTGGATGAAGTTGATCGTATCGCAGCTGCCCATACACAGGCGCTTCATGAGGCCGACCGTCAGGCCATGGCTCGCCTGGAGGGTGCTCAGGCGGGGCAATCCCCTTCCACGCTGGTGGATGAGATCGAAACACGCTTGTTCTACCGGGTCAGGCTGGCACGGCGACTCGGATTGCCCGAGCAGCCCAGGCGCATGCATTATCCTGGATCCGCCAGGGTTACGGTCGGGGACATCGATAATGCCGAGCGTGAGATTCTGCAGGCCGAGAGCGTGCAGGCCGTGGTCGACTCATTGGCCGAACGGCCTTTCTGGGATGGCCATGTCCAACAGCGTCATTCTGCCGATTTCGCCGCTCTGGCCGATCCGTTCCACGCGCAGCTGGAGGGGGCTCAGGCCCTTTCAAGCGCAGGCACAATCAGCGAAGAGCAGTACCTGCAGCGTGCGAACAATCTCATGTTGGCCTTGCAGGCTGCCGAGCGGCAGCTGCGGCATTCACTGGCCGAAACTGCCTGCCAACGCTGGCTGCAGTAA
- the glpD gene encoding glycerol-3-phosphate dehydrogenase: protein MSQPVSSQPPLADCYDLAVIGGGINGVGIAADAAGRGLKVFLCEKDDLAQHTSSASSKLIHGGLRYLEHYEFRLVREALAEREVLLAKAPHIVRPMRFVLPHRPHLRPAWMIRAGLFLYDHLGKRKRLGASRSLRFGPGYPLKPNITRGFEYADCAVDDARLVVLNAMAAREHGAHIHTRTRCLRAERVDGIWQVELQLADGSLRNIRARALVNAAGPWVATFIKDDLKLDAPYGIRLIQGSHIIVPRLYEGEHAYILQNEDQRIVFCIPYLERFTLIGTTDREYSGDPAKVAITEQETDYLLNVVNEHFNQPLSRADILHTYSGVRPLCNDESDNPSAVTRDYTLALSASTGQAPLLSVFGGKLTTYRKLAESAMAELKPFFTQMRGSWTAAAPLPGGEQMTTAQALVDQLLGKHSWLPVDIAKRWAVTYGSRVWQMLDGVSGPDDLGQAIGGGLFGREVDYLRDIEWAADADDILWRRTKLGLFTSPTEQQALRAYLNRSQGDNDQISAA, encoded by the coding sequence GTGTCCCAGCCCGTTTCGTCCCAGCCCCCACTCGCCGACTGCTACGACCTCGCCGTGATCGGCGGTGGCATCAATGGCGTGGGCATCGCTGCCGATGCCGCGGGGCGCGGGTTGAAGGTGTTCCTTTGCGAAAAGGACGACCTGGCCCAACACACCTCCTCAGCCAGCAGCAAGTTGATCCATGGTGGCCTGCGCTATCTGGAGCACTACGAGTTCCGCCTGGTGCGCGAAGCGCTCGCCGAGCGCGAGGTACTCCTGGCCAAGGCCCCGCACATCGTCAGGCCGATGCGCTTCGTGTTGCCGCATCGTCCACACCTGCGCCCCGCCTGGATGATTCGCGCCGGCCTGTTCCTGTATGACCACCTGGGCAAGCGCAAGCGCCTGGGCGCCTCGCGCAGCCTGCGCTTCGGCCCCGGCTACCCGCTCAAGCCAAACATCACCCGTGGTTTCGAATATGCCGACTGCGCCGTCGATGACGCCCGCCTGGTGGTGCTCAACGCCATGGCTGCCCGCGAACACGGCGCACACATCCATACCCGCACCCGTTGCCTGCGCGCCGAGCGCGTCGATGGGATCTGGCAGGTGGAGTTGCAACTGGCCGACGGCAGCCTTCGCAACATTCGCGCACGCGCCTTGGTCAACGCTGCCGGGCCGTGGGTCGCGACCTTCATCAAGGACGACCTCAAGCTCGATGCGCCTTATGGCATCCGCCTCATCCAGGGCAGCCACATCATCGTGCCGCGTCTGTACGAAGGCGAACATGCCTACATCCTTCAGAACGAAGACCAACGCATCGTCTTCTGTATCCCCTACCTCGAGCGCTTCACCCTGATCGGCACCACCGACCGCGAATACAGCGGCGACCCCGCCAAGGTAGCGATCACCGAGCAGGAAACCGACTACCTGTTGAACGTGGTCAACGAACACTTCAATCAGCCGTTGAGCCGCGCCGACATCCTGCACACCTACTCCGGCGTCCGCCCGTTGTGCAATGACGAATCGGACAACCCCTCGGCAGTGACCCGCGACTACACCTTGGCGTTGTCGGCCAGTACCGGCCAAGCGCCGCTGCTGTCGGTGTTCGGCGGCAAGCTGACGACCTACCGCAAGCTGGCGGAATCGGCCATGGCCGAACTCAAGCCGTTCTTCACGCAGATGCGTGGTAGCTGGACGGCCGCGGCGCCGCTGCCAGGCGGTGAACAGATGACCACCGCGCAAGCGCTGGTGGACCAGTTGCTGGGCAAACACAGCTGGCTGCCCGTCGATATCGCCAAGCGCTGGGCGGTTACCTATGGCAGCCGCGTCTGGCAGATGCTCGACGGCGTCAGCGGCCCGGACGACCTGGGCCAGGCCATCGGGGGCGGCCTGTTCGGGCGCGAAGTGGACTACCTGCGCGACATCGAGTGGGCGGCCGACGCCGACGACATCCTCTGGCGCCGCACCAAGCTCGGCCTGTTCACTAGCCCGACCGAACAGCAGGCCCTGCGCGCTTATCTGAATCGGTCGCAAGGCGACAACGACCAGATCAGCGCAGCCTGA
- the glpR gene encoding DNA-binding transcriptional repressor GlpR — protein sequence MNLPPRQQQILELVRERGYVSIEEMAQLFVVTPQTIRRDINQLAELTLLRRYHGGAAYDSSIENTAYAMRADQMRDEKQRIAEAVARQIPDHASLFINIGTTTESIARALLNHSHLKVITNNLHVASILAAKDDFEVLVAGGTVRRDGGVVGQASVDFISQFKVDFALVGISGIDEDGSLLDFDFQEVRVSQAIIANARQVVLAADSSKFGRNAMVRLGSINLVDCLVTDQAPTVALGELLNQYKVRLEVV from the coding sequence ATGAATCTGCCCCCTCGCCAACAACAAATCCTCGAACTGGTGCGCGAACGCGGCTATGTCAGTATCGAAGAAATGGCGCAGTTGTTCGTCGTGACCCCGCAAACCATCCGTCGCGATATCAACCAGCTCGCGGAGCTCACCCTGCTGCGCCGCTACCACGGCGGTGCCGCCTACGATTCGAGCATCGAGAACACGGCCTACGCCATGCGCGCCGATCAGATGCGCGATGAAAAGCAACGCATCGCCGAAGCCGTGGCGCGGCAGATCCCCGACCATGCCTCGCTGTTCATCAACATCGGCACCACCACCGAGTCCATCGCCCGGGCGCTGCTCAACCACAGCCATCTCAAGGTGATCACCAACAACTTGCACGTGGCGTCGATCCTGGCTGCCAAGGATGATTTCGAGGTGCTGGTGGCCGGCGGCACGGTGCGCCGCGACGGCGGTGTGGTAGGCCAGGCCAGTGTCGACTTCATCAGCCAGTTCAAGGTCGACTTCGCCCTGGTGGGCATCAGCGGTATCGACGAGGATGGCAGCCTGCTCGACTTCGACTTCCAGGAAGTGCGGGTTTCCCAGGCGATCATCGCCAATGCCCGGCAGGTGGTCCTGGCGGCCGACTCGAGCAAGTTCGGGCGCAATGCCATGGTCCGCCTGGGCTCGATCAACCTGGTCGACTGTTTGGTGACCGATCAGGCGCCGACGGTGGCGCTGGGCGAGTTGCTGAACCAGTACAAGGTGCGGCTCGAAGTGGTGTAA
- the glpK gene encoding glycerol kinase GlpK has product MTDTQDKNYIIALDQGTTSSRAIIFDRDANVVGTSQREFAQHYPQAGWVEHDPMEIFATQSATMVEALAQAGISHAQVAALGITNQRETTVVWDKETGRPVYNAIVWQCRRSTEICAQLKRDGHEQYIREATGLVTDPYFSGTKLKWILDNVEGVRERAERGELLFGTIDTWLIWKFSGGKVHVTDYTNASRTLMFNIHSLQWDDQLLEILGIPRQMLPEVRPSSEVYGHTKSGIAIAGIAGDQQSALFGQMCVEPGQAKNTYGTGCFLLMNTGDKAVKSSHGLLTTIACGPRGEVAYALEGAVFNGGSTVQWLRDELKIVNDALDTEYFASKVKDSNGVYLVPAFTGLGAPYWDPYARGALFGLTRGVKVDHIIRAALESIAYQTRDVLDAMQQDCGERLSELRVDGGAVANNFLMQFQADILGTCVERPKMRETTALGAAYLAGLASGFWSGLEELRDKAIIEREFSPQLDEVHKEKLYAGWKKAVERTRDWEDHEA; this is encoded by the coding sequence ATGACAGACACCCAGGATAAGAACTACATCATCGCCCTGGACCAGGGCACCACCAGTTCGCGGGCCATCATTTTCGACCGCGACGCCAACGTGGTAGGGACCTCGCAGCGCGAGTTCGCCCAGCATTATCCGCAAGCCGGCTGGGTCGAGCACGATCCGATGGAAATCTTCGCCACACAGAGCGCGACCATGGTCGAGGCCCTGGCCCAGGCCGGCATCAGCCACGCCCAGGTGGCAGCACTGGGTATCACCAACCAGCGTGAGACCACGGTGGTTTGGGACAAAGAAACCGGTCGCCCGGTGTACAACGCCATCGTCTGGCAATGCCGCCGCAGCACCGAGATCTGCGCCCAGCTCAAGCGTGATGGCCACGAGCAATACATCCGCGAAGCCACGGGCCTGGTCACCGATCCGTACTTCTCCGGCACCAAGCTGAAATGGATCCTCGACAACGTCGAAGGCGTACGTGAACGCGCCGAGCGCGGCGAACTGCTGTTCGGCACCATCGATACCTGGCTGATCTGGAAGTTTTCCGGCGGCAAGGTGCACGTCACCGACTACACCAACGCCTCGCGCACGCTGATGTTCAACATCCACAGCCTGCAATGGGACGACCAGTTGCTGGAGATCCTCGGCATCCCGCGGCAGATGCTGCCCGAGGTGCGCCCCTCCTCCGAGGTGTACGGCCATACCAAGAGCGGCATCGCCATCGCCGGTATCGCGGGTGACCAGCAATCGGCGCTGTTCGGCCAGATGTGCGTGGAGCCCGGCCAGGCCAAGAACACCTATGGCACTGGCTGCTTCCTGCTGATGAACACCGGCGACAAGGCGGTGAAATCGTCCCATGGCCTGCTTACCACCATCGCCTGCGGCCCTCGCGGCGAGGTGGCCTACGCCCTCGAAGGCGCGGTGTTCAACGGCGGCTCGACCGTGCAGTGGCTGCGCGACGAACTGAAAATCGTCAACGACGCCCTGGACACCGAGTACTTCGCCAGCAAGGTCAAGGACAGCAACGGCGTGTACCTGGTACCGGCGTTCACCGGCCTGGGTGCGCCCTACTGGGATCCGTACGCGCGTGGCGCATTGTTCGGCCTGACTCGCGGGGTGAAGGTCGACCACATCATTCGTGCGGCCCTCGAATCGATCGCCTACCAGACCCGCGATGTCCTCGACGCCATGCAACAGGACTGCGGTGAGCGCCTGTCCGAGCTGCGCGTGGACGGCGGCGCGGTGGCCAACAACTTCCTCATGCAGTTCCAGGCCGACATCCTCGGCACCTGCGTCGAACGCCCGAAAATGCGCGAGACCACGGCCCTGGGCGCCGCCTACCTGGCGGGCCTGGCCAGTGGCTTCTGGAGTGGCCTGGAAGAGCTGCGCGACAAGGCGATCATCGAGCGCGAGTTCAGCCCGCAGCTCGACGAAGTACACAAGGAGAAGCTGTACGCGGGTTGGAAGAAAGCGGTCGAGCGCACGCGCGATTGGGAAGATCACGAGGCCTAA